A segment of the Chryseobacterium scophthalmum genome:
AACTATATTATGAAATTATCAATCAGAATAATATTAATTTTATTTCTAATTTTTGCTTGTTCATGTAAAGAAGAAAAGCCTAAAACAGCTTTTGACAGTGAGCAAAAAAGCATAAATGATGTTCTTAAAAGGTTTCCATTTATAGACAAAAAATTAGAGAAAATAAAAAGACTTGAATTTGATTCTTTAGCAATTTCCTTATACCGAAATGCAGACAAAATAAATTATGATGACGTTTTAGTATTTCAAAAAGGAAATAGTTTTTATGCAATTCCCTTTTTTTCAAATATGTATTATGATTTTTGGGATTTTAGAAATGAAACCGAAAAAAGTCTATTCCCAAATACCAACACAACTTTTGAAAATGAACTCAAAAATTCCGCCATTAAGCTAAATCTTAACGCAACGGAGAAACAACAAATTTTCATTCAATTAATTACAAGTATTTTAAATACAGAGGACATGCTGGAGAAGAAACCTCAAATCTTCGAAGATTTTGTATTATTTACACCTAGAAAATTGAAATATAAAGACGAAGAAGGAAATGATTGTCTTGAAAGAACAAGCAAATTATACAAACAAATATTGGAAGACAGAGAAAAAGGAATCAGACCTTCCTATATTTTAGATAAAGATAATGGGCGGGTTTATAAAATAATCAATGAATCCAAAAATATAGATGAATATAGCTTAAAAATAGAAACTTATAGAGTTGACTGTTATACAACATTTTATGCACTATAAAACTTCATCAAAAAAAACGAAAACTTACTCTGCTTTAATAATTTTTTTACATTAAATAAAAAAGGATCTCAAAAATTTGAGATCCTTTTCACTTATATTTTTTTAATCTTACAATCCGATTACCGGCATTGAAAGCATTAAGATATTTTCGTTTTCTTCAAGACCATCAAGCGGCTCGATGATCCCTGGTCTGTTGGGTTGAGACATTTTCATTGTAATATCGTCTGCACCTAAAATACCCAACATTTCTGTTAAGAATTTAGAACTGAAACCGATGTTGATATCTTCACCATTATAATCGCAAGGAATCTGCATATCTGCTTTGTTTGCATATTCTGTATCTTCTGCGTGAAGGTGAAGAATATTAGCAGATAATTTGAATCTTACCTGATTGGTTGATTTATTAGACATGATCGACGCTCTCTTAATTGCACCCAATAAAAGGTTTCTGTTGATCGTCAAAACATTCGGGTTCTCTTTAGGGATTACTGCAGTGTAGTTAGGATATTTTCCGTCGATTAATCTACAAATCCAGATATGTTTACCAAAAGTAAATTTAGCCATATTCTCGTTGAAGTCGATTTTGATGTCTTCGTTTGAGCTTGCTAAAATATTTTTGAAAATATTCAACGGCTTTTTAGGCATGATGAATTCCATTGGCTCGGCATTCATCAAATCTGTTCTTTTGTACACTACCAATCTGTGAGAATCTGTAGAAACAAAATTGGTTTCGTTTTCCCCAAACTGGAACAAAACTCCTGTCATTACCGGACGAAGAGAATCATTGCTTGTTGCAAAAAGTGTGTTGGTTAAAGCTTCAGACAAAACTCCTGCAGGCATTGTGACACTTTGAGAAGCGTCAAATTCCGGGATCTCAGGATAATCGTCTGCGTTATCTAAAGCCACAGCAAAATTATCTTTTTCATCCAAAATTTCAAGCAAACTTCCTGTACCTTCAGCATTGTCTTTCACTACCAAAGTAAGAGGCTGTTCGCCATAGGTTTTAATAAAATCTTGAAAAATCTTAGCTGGAACCGCAAACTTACCAGAATCGTCAGACTTTACCTCCAAAGAAGTAATGAGTGTCGTTTCGCCATCAGATGCAGTAATGGTAACGTTGTTTTCGTTTAGTTCAAAAAGATAGTTTTCTAAAATCGGTCTCGACTGAGAACTTGATATTACGCCACTTACAGTTTGCAAAGCCTTCTGCAGTTCACCACTTGAAATAATAAATTTCATAGATTTAAAAATAAGTTTCTACAAATATAATAAATAGAAAACAGATAGAAAAGAATAATATGGAGAGTTATTAACAAACATCATTATTCTGTTTTAAGTGTTGAGATAATATTCAGGGTTTTATAGTCATTAATTTTCGGATCAAAAATTTCCATCGTAAAATAACTGATGTTAACTTTCTTGTTCATTAAAGTCTGATATTCTTTAGGCAAATCTAAATTGGAGTCCACAGATGAGATCCAGTAAAGCTTATTCAGCATCTTATTTTCTCCTACCACATGAAAAACAATAAAGTTTTCTTTCTCAATTTTAGACACTGTTCCGTTTATCAAAAGTTCTGAAGACTCTTTTCCTCCCGTTTCCTCATCAGAATATTGAGCTATTTTCAAAAACTCTTCCTGACATTCTTCCGCCATCAGAATTCCCATTTTTATTCCTAGCTGCTCCATTTTCGCACTGTCCATAATATCGGCAGTAGGATCAATGTTATAATCTCTTTTAATCTCTTTTGAAAAAGGCATTGTAGCTTTCAGCATACACACTCCAAGTTCTGCAGTTATTGCAGACCCATTTTTTCCCTCGGTCTTAATTGACTTCACACAATCGCAAGAAGATTTAGCAATTTTCTTCTTATAATCCTGTGAAAAAAGGCTTGTAGAAATCACTAAACCTAATAAAAGAAATACATTTTTCATCATTAAAATTAGATTTGTCAAATATAAGAGAAAAATTAAAATCCTCTCCTTTTTTCTATATTTGTAAAAAAGAAAAAAATGCGCAAAACTCCTATTCATAAAAGTTTTCTAAATGCTTTTCGAGGTATTTTCTTTATGCTTAGATCTGAAAGAAATTTTCAACTGGAAGTTTTGGCTCTATTAATCAATATTTTTCTAATTTTTTATCTAAAACTGGCAATTTTTGATACAATCCTCATTCTTTTCGTTTGTTTTGGAGTTTTAGCCGCTGAAATTTTCAATACTGCAATCGAGAAAATTTGTGATATCATTCAACCTGAATTTGATAAAAGAATTGGTTTTATAAAAGATGTTTCTGCAGGAGCCGTTACTTTGATGGCGATACTTTCTATGATCGTAGGGATTTCTGTTTACTGGAAATACATCTTCAACTAAACCGTCATTGCGAGGAGCAGAGCGACAAAGCAATCTCAGCAAATATTTTTATAAAATGTCTTCGATTCCACACTCCACTTCGTTTCGCTCTGAATGACAAATCTAATGTAAAATACCACCACAGATTACTCAGATTTCACAGATATCTTGTGTTATTTGCGAAAAACATTCGTGTAATTTGTGTTTAAAAATCAATCTAAAATCAATGTAATATTTTTATGCGATTCTATGATTTCAATTAAAATTTCAAATAAAGTCTGTCCGTTTCCGGCAATTAATTCGTCTAATTTTTGTTGAATCAATTGTACATTGAAAGGTTTCCCTTGTTTGATTTTATTTTCATAAAATTCTTTAGTTAAATCAAAACCGAAATCTTCTTTTGATTTCTGGGAATCCTTCCAAACAATATCTGTTTCAACTCCGTACAGAATATCATCAAAACCATCCAGAGTTCCGATCTTCCAATCTTCGTCTTTCATAAAAAGTTGAGAAATTTCTTCGTAAAAGCCTTCCAAATCAGAAAAATGACCGCCATTGATGACGGTCATTTTCTTATGATGAATTTCGTTTTTCATTGAATACTACAAATATTATTTTCTTAGATAAATATTTCCGTATTTGGATTCCAGATTATATTGTGGTCCGTTTCCAAATGTTGCCGTAACTAAAGTACGAAAATCATCCGAATCTTTTCCCGTGAATTTGGTATCTAAATTTGAATAAATCTGTCCAAAATGCGTTTCCGCAGAAAGCTTTCCAACATTCCTATCCAAAACCGTAGCATCAATTCCACCGTATATTGCATTCACATTGATTGTTCCTCCAAAATCTTTCACTTCAACCAAACCATATTGAGATTCTATCTGAGTCATTAAAGATTTCGGAACTTTTATTTCTAATTTGATATCCACATCAACGCCATTGTTCATCGAATTAAACGTTACATTGTTTTCTTTACAATACTTTTGATATTCTTCATGAGTTTTAAAGATGAGTTTTTTATTATCTTTTTCAACCTTGATTCTATGAGGAATATTTTTCATTTCAGCTATTTTACCTTCAATAACCAGAGAATTTCCTTCTTTAGATTCTTTTATCTGAAAAGCTTCATTGCTTTCATTCTCATTAATATTAACTGTTCCCAAGATTTGAACTTCAGGTTTATCCCAAGTGCTGATCTTGATCAATTCGGGATAATCAAACTTCAACGATATTTTTTGATTTTTATCTGTAGAAAAACTTTTATTGATCGTTGTTTGTGCTGCAGTAAGACCGAAAACCAAACTCACTGCAAAAGTTAGTATCGTTCTCATTTCGCTCTTAAATAAACTTTACTGTAATCGGAACGAACTTCAATATTAGTACCGCCGCCGTTCACTTTTCCAATCAGCTCATCGCCATGACGTACTAAGCCATCTTTCTTCTCAACATCAATTTTAAGATCTGGAGACATATAGATCTCACCATAAGAAGTTGTTGTTTTCAAGTTAGCTTTTACCGATCTAGGAAGCGTAACATCAGCAAGACCATATACGGAAATGATCGACAAAGGTCCTTTTGTATTTTGATTAAAAACCGCTTCTACTTTTCCGTAAATAGATTTTACAGTAGCTGGACCCGTAATATTTTCCAGCTTGATATTGTTATATGTGGTCGCAATTTCAATTTCATTCTGAATATTTTTGAAAACTATATCTCCTCCATATTGTGACTGATGTTTAAATGAAATAATAACGTTTTCAGGAACTAAAATTTTTACGTCCGGAAAAGACATTTTTTTCAAAGAATTAACCTCCAATATGCCGTCTTTTTCATTGACATTAATTCCAAGTCCTGTATTATCTACAAGTCCTAAAGAATTAACGATTTGCAGTCCTTCGGCACGTTTATCTTCATCCTCATCTTCACCTTTCACCGAAAAAATGATTTCGCTCCCCTTGTAACCTTCCACCGTTACTTTACCTAAATTAAGGAGTAGTTTGCCTTTACTTTTTTTGATTTTATACGTTTTAGAACTTTCTTGTGTAGCGTTGGGTTGCTCAGCATCATCTTGCGCATGCACAGAAAGTGTCATCAAAGCAAATAAGATTAAATATATCTTTCTCATAATGTTTAATTTGTTAAATAATTTACTTGTTTATATATAAAAGCTTTTAATATCTCATTAAAACCGCATATGCTTCGTCTTTTACGAATACGGCCGTTGTAGGATCCAGAGTAAGTTCCTTCAACTTTGCATTAACTTCTCTGTTAAGTTGGGATGGATTTTTCTCAGTTAAAATCGCAATAAGTTCTTTTTGCACAATAGGATCATCCTGATTGAGAAAGATTTGTCGAATATTTTTACTAACCTCTGTATTTTCAATATGTACAGATAAAGCTTCAACAGCAGCCAATCTTACATTTGTATTTTCATCCGAAAGTGCTTTTTCAGATAAAATATTGATAATTTTTTCATCAGAAGCTGAAAAACTCTTCAGCAAATCTATTCCTCGTAACCTTGAACTTGCTGAATGCTGATTATTTATCAATTCTAAAGCTTTCAGCTCATCAAAATTACTTTCGCCCTCAAGATCATCATTCTGAGCAAGACTTTTAGTTTCTACTATTTTCTGTGAATCATCTGAATTATTTTTTGTGAAAGCTTTACCTGTATTTTGTTGTATTACAGTATCTATTTTTACAGTTTCCAAATCATTTTTTTGATTTAAAACATCAACTGTACTTCCGTTTTCCTTAAGTTTTTCATGAACTGCAATCCTTGTTCTTTCACTTTCCTTTTGATTCCACAAAGTATAACTTCCAATACTAAAAATCACAGCTATAGAAGCAGCGACAGTCCATTTTTTCCACGAAAATAAAGGAACGATTTTTTCTTCGGAAACTGCTGTCTCATTTAATCTTAACATTATTTTATCAAACGTATCTTCCGGAACTTCAAGCGTATCAAACTCCTCACGGTGGTCTTGAATATATTTTTTAAGCGGATCATCTTTCATTTTGACTTTTTTGAGTTAGTTTTTCAAAAATTTTCTTTTTAGCACGGTGATAATAGCTTCTTACCGTACCTGCCGGAATATTTAAACTTTTTGCTATTTCTTCCTGTGGCATTTCTTCAAACAGAAGAAGATTCACGATCGTTCTGATTTGCACCGGAAGCTCTGCAATAGCATTCTGAAGCTCTTCTATCCGGAATTCTAAAGCCAGTTTCTCTTCCAGTTCATCATCTTTATCATCCAACATTTTATCGTCTTCAATTTCAGAAAAATAGACTTTCTTTTTTCTGAGGAAATTCAATGAATGATTGATTGCAATTCGCTTAACCCATACTCCAAAACTGTCTGTATTTTTTAAAGACTTTATTTCTGAGAATACTTTCACGAAAACCTCCTGAAGAATATCTTCTGCATCTTCCCTATCATTTACAATACGAAATATTGAATTGAAAGCTGCCTTAGAATAGCGCTGATAAAGCAGAGAATATCCGGAATTGTTCCCGGAACCACATAGCTCCAACAATTCCCTGTCACTGATATTTACTGTTTTTGTTTTCAAAAATTATTAGTCGTTTATCGTTTCTATCTAATAGACGCAATCACATCGTGAATGTTGCAATTTATTTTATTTTTTTTCGATTTTATTTAAAAACATCGAAAGTTTTCAAATAAAAATGACTGCCATTAATGACAGTCATTTTCTTGTTATTTATTTTAAAAATATTTTAGCCTTTAAAAAGCCTCAATGATCTATTTAAAGTATTCAACTCCATTTTTAAAGATATTATGATAATTCGCTGTTGGAATATTCTTCATCAATCCTTCTGCAAAACGTTCAGGGTGCCCCATTCTACCGTAGATTTTACCACACGGACTTGTGATTCCTTCAATTCCGAATAATGAGTTATTTGGATTAAATGGCATTCCGTGAGCGATGTTTCCATCTAAATCTAAATATTGAGTAGCGATCTGTCCGTTCTCATACAATTTCTGAATTTCTTCTTCTGAAGCCATAAAACGACCTTCACCGTGAGAAATTGGAATGGTGAAAACCTGATCTTTCATTCCTTTTAACCAAGGCGATTCATCATTTAATACTTTCACACTGACCATTTGAGAAATGTGTCTTCTGATCGCATTATGAGCTAACGTCGGAGAATTCTCATCCAAATCTTTTATTCTTCCATATGGCAACAATCCTGACTTCACCAACGCCTGGAAACCGTTGCAAATTCCGATGATCATTCCATCTCTGTCGAGCAATTCGTGAACGGCATTTTTCATCTTTTCGTTCTTCAAAACATTCACGATAAACTTAGCAGAACCGTCCGGTTCGTCACCCGCAGAAAACCCTCCGGAGAATGCTAAAATTTGCGACTGTTTAATTTCTTTCACCCACGCATCGATGCTTTCGTCAAGCAATTGATGATTGATATTGATTAAAGGTAAACTACTTACAACTGCACCTTCTTTTTGGAATGCATTCAGCGTATCGTACTCGCAATTTGTCCCCGGAAAAACCGGTGCAAAAACTCTTGGTTGAGCGATTCCGTGTTTTTTAATGATAATATTTCTTGGGTTGATTGAGTTCAGTTTTGAATCCAATTCAACCACGATTTTTTCTTTTTCAACCGTTGAGAAAAGGTTTTCAAAAGTTTTCGTATTTGCTTCAAGTAATTTTTTGATTTCAAAATCCAAATTACTGATTTTCAAAATATTTGAATTTTTAACCTCACCTATTAATTGAAGTTCAACAGAACTTAATTCTTCTGTTGCTTCGATGATTAAACTTCCAATATTTTTAGCTAATAAAACGTTCTCATCACCAACATTTATTTCAGCTCCCAATCTGTTTCCGAAACTCATTTTTGCTAAAGCAACTGCAACTCCGCCTTCTTTAACAGTCTTCACAGAAACCACTTTTCCAGCTTTGATATTTTCGAAAATAAGTTCGTAAACATCTTTCAATTTATCATAGTTTGGAAGTCCGTTTTCCTGTGGAATATGATTGAAGAAATACAGTTTATTTCCTGCCTGTTTAAATTCCGGAGAGATGATATTTTTCTTTTCTCCATTAGCACAAGCGAAAGAAATCAAAGTTGGCGGAACATTCAAATCCTGGTATGTTCCACTCATTGAATCTTTACCTCCAATTGCTGCTAAACCGAAATTGATTTGAGCATCATAAGCACCCAAAAGAGACGCCAAAGGTTTCCCCCATTTTTCTGGATTTTGCCCTAATTTCTCAAAATATTCCTGGAAACTGAATCTGATATTTTTATAATTGCCACCCATTGCAACGATTTTCGCAACACTTTCAACGACTGCATAAGAAGCTCCCAACAATGAGTTTTGCTTTGAAATTTCAGCATCAAATCCCCAACTCGCCAAAGAAACCGTTTCGATATCTTTTGCTCCTAAAATTGGTAACGTCTGAACACTTCCTTCCATCAAAGTCTGCTGATATTTTCCACCTAAAGGCATCGCAACCGTAGTCGCACCAATCGATGAATCGAACATTTCCAATAAACCTTTTTGAGAAGCAACATTTTTATCGCTTAATATTTTTAAGAAATTCTCTTCGTTAAAAGTCTGTGCCTCTTCTTTCAATTCATTAAGATGTGTGATCTTAACTTCCTGATTTTTAGAACAACCGTTTGTATCCAAAAATTCTCTTGAAAGGTCAACAATCTTATCACCTTTCCAGAACATTTGCATTCTTCCGGAATCTGTTACTTTTGCAACTTCTACAGCCACAATGTTTTCAGCTTCACAGAATTTGATGAACTGTTCTTTATCTTTTGGTTCAACCACAACTGCCATTCTTTCCTGAGATTCAGAAATAGCAAGCTCGGTTCCGTTCAAACCTTCGTATTTTAAAGGTAAAACATCAAGATTAACTTCCAAAGAATCAGCGATCTCACCGATTGCTACAGAAACTCCCCCCGCTCCGAAATCATTTGATTTTTTAATCAATCTCGTCACTTCTGGATTTCTGAATAATCTCTGGATTTTACGTTCTTCAACCGCATTTCCTTTCTGAACTTCCGAACTCATCGTGTGGATAGAAGTTTCGTCCTGTTCTTTTGAACTTCCGCTTGCTCCACCAACTCCGTCACGACCCGTTGCACCACCTAAAATGATGATAGAATCACCAGCTTCAGGCTTTTCACGTCTTACCCAATCCACAGGAACTGCTCCGGCAACGAAACCAACTTCCATTCTTTTTGCTTTGTAGCCTTCGTCATAGATTTCAGAAACCATTGTAGTTGCCAAACCGATTTGGTTACCGTAAGAAGAATATCCGTTTGCAGCCTGTTTTGTAATAGTTTTTTGAGGTAATTTACCCGGTAAAGTTTTATCTACAGATTCCAACACATCAGCTGCACCTGTTAGTCTCATTGCCTGGAAAACAAAAGAACGTCCCGACAAAGGGTCTCTGATTGCACCACCTAAACACGTTGAAGCTCCACCGAAAGGTTCAATTTCTGTTGGGTGATTGTGTGTTTCGTTTTTGAATAATAAATACCAAGGTTCTTTTTTACCATCGTATTCAGCTTCGATCTGGATTGTACAAGCGTTGATTTCGTCAGAAACTACCAAGTTATCAAGCTTTCCGGTTTTGCTAAAATATCTTCCGCAAACAGTCGCCAAGTCCATTAAAGAGATTGGTTTCAATTCGCGTCCTAAGAACTTTCTTTTTTCGATATAATCATTGAAAATAGTTTCCAATGTATGTTTAAACTGTCCTTCAAACTCAATATTTGACAATTCTGTTTCAAACGTTGTGTGACGACAGTGGTCGCTCCAATACGTGTCTAAAACTTTCAGTTCAGTTTCTGTAGGATTTCTCTGTTCAGTTTTAAAATATTCCTGAATGAATTTCAAATCATCCAAACCTAAAGCAAAACCGTGATTGTTAAAGAATTCTTCCAACTGAGCATCATCAAAATTGATAAAACCTTCGTGAACAATTACTTTTGACGGCGTTTCTTCCGCAGGAATATTTAAAGTTGATAGATCTTTCTCCTGAGATTCTACTTTATTGATTAAAAGGTCTTTGATTTTAGCCAAGTCAGATTCAGAAACTCCTTCAAACTCGATAAGTTTACCGCTTCTTACTTTAGACTTCTCATTTTCAGTCAGTAAAGCGATACACTGTTGCGCAGAATCAGCACGCTGATCGTATTGTCCCGGTAAAAATTCTAATGCGAAATGAATTCCCTGCGCAGGGTTTTCTTCGATTAAAATATCAGTAACCGGATCTACAAAAGTGCTGTTTACCACTTTTTCGAATTCACCATCATTTAATCCAAAAATATCGTAAACGTTATACACTTTTACGCTTT
Coding sequences within it:
- the dnaN gene encoding DNA polymerase III subunit beta codes for the protein MKFIISSGELQKALQTVSGVISSSQSRPILENYLFELNENNVTITASDGETTLITSLEVKSDDSGKFAVPAKIFQDFIKTYGEQPLTLVVKDNAEGTGSLLEILDEKDNFAVALDNADDYPEIPEFDASQSVTMPAGVLSEALTNTLFATSNDSLRPVMTGVLFQFGENETNFVSTDSHRLVVYKRTDLMNAEPMEFIMPKKPLNIFKNILASSNEDIKIDFNENMAKFTFGKHIWICRLIDGKYPNYTAVIPKENPNVLTINRNLLLGAIKRASIMSNKSTNQVRFKLSANILHLHAEDTEYANKADMQIPCDYNGEDINIGFSSKFLTEMLGILGADDITMKMSQPNRPGIIEPLDGLEENENILMLSMPVIGL
- a CDS encoding diacylglycerol kinase family protein; its protein translation is MRKTPIHKSFLNAFRGIFFMLRSERNFQLEVLALLINIFLIFYLKLAIFDTILILFVCFGVLAAEIFNTAIEKICDIIQPEFDKRIGFIKDVSAGAVTLMAILSMIVGISVYWKYIFN
- a CDS encoding ribonuclease inhibitor, yielding MKNEIHHKKMTVINGGHFSDLEGFYEEISQLFMKDEDWKIGTLDGFDDILYGVETDIVWKDSQKSKEDFGFDLTKEFYENKIKQGKPFNVQLIQQKLDELIAGNGQTLFEILIEIIESHKNITLILD
- a CDS encoding DUF4097 family beta strand repeat-containing protein, translated to MRKIYLILFALMTLSVHAQDDAEQPNATQESSKTYKIKKSKGKLLLNLGKVTVEGYKGSEIIFSVKGEDEDEDKRAEGLQIVNSLGLVDNTGLGINVNEKDGILEVNSLKKMSFPDVKILVPENVIISFKHQSQYGGDIVFKNIQNEIEIATTYNNIKLENITGPATVKSIYGKVEAVFNQNTKGPLSIISVYGLADVTLPRSVKANLKTTTSYGEIYMSPDLKIDVEKKDGLVRHGDELIGKVNGGGTNIEVRSDYSKVYLRAK
- a CDS encoding HEAT repeat domain-containing protein — encoded protein: MKDDPLKKYIQDHREEFDTLEVPEDTFDKIMLRLNETAVSEEKIVPLFSWKKWTVAASIAVIFSIGSYTLWNQKESERTRIAVHEKLKENGSTVDVLNQKNDLETVKIDTVIQQNTGKAFTKNNSDDSQKIVETKSLAQNDDLEGESNFDELKALELINNQHSASSRLRGIDLLKSFSASDEKIINILSEKALSDENTNVRLAAVEALSVHIENTEVSKNIRQIFLNQDDPIVQKELIAILTEKNPSQLNREVNAKLKELTLDPTTAVFVKDEAYAVLMRY
- a CDS encoding RNA polymerase sigma factor, with protein sequence MKTKTVNISDRELLELCGSGNNSGYSLLYQRYSKAAFNSIFRIVNDREDAEDILQEVFVKVFSEIKSLKNTDSFGVWVKRIAINHSLNFLRKKKVYFSEIEDDKMLDDKDDELEEKLALEFRIEELQNAIAELPVQIRTIVNLLLFEEMPQEEIAKSLNIPAGTVRSYYHRAKKKIFEKLTQKSQNER
- a CDS encoding phosphoribosylformylglycinamidine synthase, with protein sequence MSNNKRIFVEKRGIFDVESPKIFDEVKAVVPSIQSVKVYNVYDIFGLNDGEFEKVVNSTFVDPVTDILIEENPAQGIHFALEFLPGQYDQRADSAQQCIALLTENEKSKVRSGKLIEFEGVSESDLAKIKDLLINKVESQEKDLSTLNIPAEETPSKVIVHEGFINFDDAQLEEFFNNHGFALGLDDLKFIQEYFKTEQRNPTETELKVLDTYWSDHCRHTTFETELSNIEFEGQFKHTLETIFNDYIEKRKFLGRELKPISLMDLATVCGRYFSKTGKLDNLVVSDEINACTIQIEAEYDGKKEPWYLLFKNETHNHPTEIEPFGGASTCLGGAIRDPLSGRSFVFQAMRLTGAADVLESVDKTLPGKLPQKTITKQAANGYSSYGNQIGLATTMVSEIYDEGYKAKRMEVGFVAGAVPVDWVRREKPEAGDSIIILGGATGRDGVGGASGSSKEQDETSIHTMSSEVQKGNAVEERKIQRLFRNPEVTRLIKKSNDFGAGGVSVAIGEIADSLEVNLDVLPLKYEGLNGTELAISESQERMAVVVEPKDKEQFIKFCEAENIVAVEVAKVTDSGRMQMFWKGDKIVDLSREFLDTNGCSKNQEVKITHLNELKEEAQTFNEENFLKILSDKNVASQKGLLEMFDSSIGATTVAMPLGGKYQQTLMEGSVQTLPILGAKDIETVSLASWGFDAEISKQNSLLGASYAVVESVAKIVAMGGNYKNIRFSFQEYFEKLGQNPEKWGKPLASLLGAYDAQINFGLAAIGGKDSMSGTYQDLNVPPTLISFACANGEKKNIISPEFKQAGNKLYFFNHIPQENGLPNYDKLKDVYELIFENIKAGKVVSVKTVKEGGVAVALAKMSFGNRLGAEINVGDENVLLAKNIGSLIIEATEELSSVELQLIGEVKNSNILKISNLDFEIKKLLEANTKTFENLFSTVEKEKIVVELDSKLNSINPRNIIIKKHGIAQPRVFAPVFPGTNCEYDTLNAFQKEGAVVSSLPLININHQLLDESIDAWVKEIKQSQILAFSGGFSAGDEPDGSAKFIVNVLKNEKMKNAVHELLDRDGMIIGICNGFQALVKSGLLPYGRIKDLDENSPTLAHNAIRRHISQMVSVKVLNDESPWLKGMKDQVFTIPISHGEGRFMASEEEIQKLYENGQIATQYLDLDGNIAHGMPFNPNNSLFGIEGITSPCGKIYGRMGHPERFAEGLMKNIPTANYHNIFKNGVEYFK